The Oscillospiraceae bacterium genome contains a region encoding:
- a CDS encoding UPF0597 protein gives MDKTMFFRILNSEMELATGCTEPGAIALTGAYAGAELNKLGEAIQRMEVKASTNIIKNAMAAGIPGTSYTGMPYAAAIGAAAAAPERKLEVINGVSDDVYKAAELLVETGKVNVELAKVPQKLYIDVTVYGPTHSARAVIADLHTNLVLLEVDGKEVFKADPNAPVDTGRDVVTPEEIAAFLTVRKIYDFCDKELDPMNDPIDIIRSAISVNGEICERGMEKDYGLAIGPNLERNCRAGVMTRDMVTNSMIITTAGADARMAGAPFSVVANSGSGNQGITTTMPVVSLAKWKEIPEDKMVRAVTLSNLIAIRIKSKFGRLSAMCGASVAGTGAACGITYLLGGGYDEICRAIHNMIGDVTGMLCDGAKADCSLKISTCVNAAFQAAFMAMRGVRVESTDGIVEDNVEYTIDNFAKLGNEGSGPMDAAILEMMLNKREA, from the coding sequence ATGGATAAAACAATGTTTTTCCGCATTTTGAACAGCGAAATGGAACTGGCCACAGGCTGTACGGAGCCCGGCGCGATCGCTCTGACCGGCGCGTATGCGGGGGCTGAGCTGAACAAGCTGGGCGAGGCAATCCAGCGCATGGAGGTCAAGGCCTCCACCAATATCATCAAGAACGCCATGGCTGCGGGCATTCCCGGCACAAGCTATACCGGCATGCCCTACGCAGCCGCCATCGGCGCGGCGGCGGCCGCGCCCGAGCGCAAGCTGGAGGTCATCAACGGCGTGTCGGACGACGTTTACAAGGCCGCCGAGCTGCTGGTGGAAACCGGCAAGGTGAATGTGGAGCTGGCCAAGGTGCCGCAGAAGCTCTACATCGACGTGACCGTTTACGGCCCCACCCACAGCGCCCGCGCTGTGATCGCCGACCTGCACACCAACCTGGTGCTGCTGGAGGTGGACGGCAAGGAGGTCTTTAAGGCAGACCCGAACGCCCCGGTGGACACCGGCCGCGACGTGGTCACCCCGGAGGAGATCGCCGCGTTTTTGACCGTGCGCAAGATCTATGACTTCTGCGACAAAGAGCTCGACCCGATGAACGACCCCATCGACATCATCCGCTCGGCCATCTCGGTAAACGGCGAGATCTGCGAGCGGGGTATGGAAAAGGATTACGGTCTGGCCATTGGGCCGAACCTGGAACGCAACTGCCGCGCGGGCGTTATGACCCGCGACATGGTGACCAACTCCATGATCATTACCACCGCCGGTGCCGACGCCCGCATGGCGGGCGCGCCGTTCTCGGTGGTGGCAAACTCCGGCAGCGGCAACCAGGGCATCACCACTACCATGCCGGTGGTTTCGCTGGCCAAGTGGAAGGAGATCCCCGAGGATAAAATGGTGCGGGCCGTCACCCTGAGCAACCTGATCGCCATTCGGATCAAGTCCAAATTCGGGCGCCTTTCAGCCATGTGCGGCGCCTCGGTGGCGGGCACGGGTGCCGCCTGCGGCATTACATACCTTTTGGGCGGCGGCTACGACGAAATCTGCCGCGCGATCCACAACATGATCGGCGATGTGACCGGCATGCTGTGCGACGGCGCCAAGGCCGACTGCTCGCTGAAGATCTCGACCTGCGTGAACGCGGCGTTCCAGGCGGCTTTCATGGCCATGCGGGGCGTGCGGGTGGAGAGCACCGACGGCATTGTGGAAGACAATGTGGAATATACTATTGATAACTTTGCCAAATTGGGCAACGAAGGGTCCGGCCCCATGGATGCGGCCATCCTGGAAATGATGCTCAATAAAAGGGAAGCCTGA
- a CDS encoding oligoendopeptidase F, translated as MKFSEMPYARPDAGRAAEQYRELAARAKNAESGEALAELFRQHTELNDGFSTAACIAMIRHTLDTRDEFYDAENDFFDQAAPGVGNAQLDFYRALLASPHKEALARQYGPLLLEKMQVAANSAGDQVLELMQAENALASRYQKLYAGAQVQFEGKTLTLPELGPYKQDLNRAVRRAAFEAEGGFFDAHREEFDGIYSEMIENRNAQGRALGYQDYVPLSYLRMGRLGYGPGEVESFRRQVAESVTPLAARAMADQFARVGIADPKFYDGAISFADGNPNPVGTAPELLAQAVRMYSELSPETAEFIRFMTEGGLFDLESRPGKAPGGYCETIPAYGAPFIFSNFNGTAGDVDVLTHEAGHAFQGWMAARQGLCQEMANPGLESCEIHSMSMEFLTSPWHKLFFGGSERTAAKYALSHAQEALTFLPYGCMVDEFQHIVYAQPHLTPEERNRTWLELEHKYRPWNDFDGLPFYGRGAGWQRQLHIYEYPFYYIDYCLAQMAALQFFAAHLADPADAWRRYLALVKKGGTDTYAGLVRAAGFAVPFEAGAIAPVARQVADWVAAQGKLL; from the coding sequence GTGAAATTTTCTGAAATGCCTTATGCCCGCCCCGACGCCGGCCGTGCGGCGGAGCAATATCGGGAACTGGCCGCCCGGGCAAAAAATGCAGAGAGCGGGGAGGCGCTGGCGGAGCTGTTCCGGCAGCACACAGAGCTGAACGACGGGTTTTCCACCGCCGCCTGCATTGCCATGATCCGCCACACCCTGGACACGCGGGACGAGTTTTACGACGCGGAAAACGACTTTTTTGACCAGGCGGCGCCCGGGGTGGGCAACGCCCAGCTCGATTTTTACCGCGCGCTGCTCGCCAGCCCCCACAAGGAGGCGCTGGCGCGGCAATACGGCCCGCTGCTGCTGGAAAAGATGCAGGTGGCGGCCAACTCTGCGGGCGATCAGGTGCTGGAGCTGATGCAGGCGGAGAACGCCCTGGCAAGCCGATACCAAAAGCTGTACGCCGGTGCCCAGGTGCAGTTTGAGGGCAAAACGCTCACCCTGCCGGAGCTGGGCCCCTACAAGCAGGACCTAAACCGGGCGGTGCGGCGCGCCGCCTTTGAGGCGGAGGGAGGCTTTTTTGACGCCCACAGGGAAGAATTCGACGGCATTTACAGCGAGATGATCGAAAACCGCAACGCGCAGGGCCGTGCGCTGGGCTATCAGGATTATGTGCCGCTCTCTTACCTGCGCATGGGGCGGCTGGGCTACGGCCCCGGCGAGGTGGAGAGCTTCCGGCGGCAGGTGGCCGAGAGCGTGACCCCGCTGGCAGCCCGGGCCATGGCCGACCAGTTTGCGCGGGTGGGCATTGCCGACCCCAAGTTTTACGATGGAGCGATCAGCTTTGCCGACGGCAACCCCAACCCGGTGGGCACCGCGCCGGAGCTGCTGGCCCAGGCAGTGCGCATGTATTCAGAGCTCTCGCCCGAGACGGCCGAATTCATCCGCTTTATGACCGAGGGTGGCCTGTTTGATTTGGAAAGCCGCCCAGGAAAGGCTCCGGGCGGGTATTGCGAGACCATTCCCGCTTATGGCGCGCCCTTTATCTTTTCCAATTTCAACGGCACCGCCGGCGATGTGGATGTGCTTACCCACGAGGCGGGCCACGCCTTCCAGGGGTGGATGGCGGCCCGGCAGGGGCTGTGCCAGGAAATGGCGAACCCGGGGCTGGAAAGCTGTGAGATCCACAGCATGTCCATGGAATTTCTGACCTCGCCCTGGCACAAGCTGTTCTTTGGGGGCAGCGAGCGCACCGCGGCAAAATATGCGCTCTCCCACGCGCAGGAGGCGCTCACCTTTTTGCCATACGGCTGCATGGTGGATGAATTCCAGCACATTGTATACGCGCAGCCCCACCTGACGCCCGAGGAGCGCAACCGCACCTGGCTGGAACTGGAACACAAGTACCGCCCCTGGAACGATTTTGACGGCCTGCCCTTCTATGGGCGCGGCGCGGGCTGGCAGCGGCAGCTGCACATCTACGAATACCCGTTCTACTATATCGATTACTGCCTGGCGCAGATGGCGGCGCTGCAATTTTTTGCCGCGCATCTGGCAGATCCGGCCGACGCGTGGCGGCGCTACCTGGCACTGGTAAAAAAGGGCGGCACCGACACGTATGCAGGCCTTGTGCGGGCGGCGGGGTTTGCCGTGCCCTTTGAGGCGGGCGCCATTGCGCCGGTGGCCCGGCAGGTGGCCGACTGGGTGGCGGCCCAAGGAAAGCTTTTATAA
- a CDS encoding folate ECF transporter, whose amino-acid sequence MQFPLKTQLVGSLDEFRRPRSLVLAGLLSAAAVVMDRLLTIPVSPVLEIGFAFLATALCAYLCGPWVAGTAGIAVDILSYFLRPNGAFFFGFTLNQFLLGFIYGLWLYKRRPNPWLALGACLTVMVLINFLLTPLWLNIMYGKAFVIFSTAKIIKNILKLPIDVALLYGALRMAQRAGQRPAGV is encoded by the coding sequence ATGCAGTTTCCCCTGAAAACACAGCTTGTTGGCAGCCTGGACGAATTTCGCCGCCCCCGCAGCCTGGTGCTGGCGGGCCTTTTAAGCGCCGCCGCCGTGGTGATGGACCGGCTGCTCACCATCCCCGTAAGCCCGGTGCTAGAGATCGGCTTTGCCTTTTTGGCCACCGCCCTGTGCGCCTACCTGTGCGGGCCCTGGGTGGCCGGCACCGCAGGCATTGCGGTCGACATCCTCAGCTATTTTCTTCGGCCCAACGGCGCGTTCTTTTTTGGGTTCACCCTGAATCAGTTTCTGCTGGGTTTCATTTACGGCCTATGGCTTTACAAGCGCCGCCCCAACCCCTGGCTGGCTCTGGGCGCCTGCCTTACCGTTATGGTTCTCATCAACTTCCTGCTCACACCGCTGTGGCTCAACATCATGTACGGCAAGGCATTTGTGATTTTCAGCACCGCCAAGATCATAAAAAATATCCTGAAACTCCCCATTGATGTGGCCCTTTTATATGGTGCCCTGCGCATGGCGCAGCGTGCCGGGCAGCGCCCGGCCGGGGTGTAA
- a CDS encoding MBL fold metallo-hydrolase → MRLTVFGNNATCPEADGACACYLLEAAGKKILLDLGDASLAKLQQKIDLAEIDLILISHWHFDHMGDLFCAKYQLETRAANGEVMRPILLAGPAAPPWAMAELGSGGVFEFCPLEAGRETTLQGVKVQPFALPHLIESYGLRLRAEGKTFAYSGDTGATDEVQALARGADLFLCEASLRNEQTAEQGHHLCAGMAGRFAARAGARRLVLTHYPASHAAAILAQARQQYPAAVLSRIFESYEIG, encoded by the coding sequence ATGCGGCTGACTGTTTTTGGAAACAACGCTACCTGCCCGGAGGCGGACGGCGCCTGCGCCTGCTATCTGCTGGAGGCGGCGGGCAAAAAGATTCTGTTGGATCTGGGCGACGCAAGCCTGGCAAAATTACAGCAGAAGATCGATCTGGCAGAGATCGACCTGATCCTGATCAGCCATTGGCACTTTGACCACATGGGGGATTTGTTCTGCGCCAAATACCAGCTGGAAACACGGGCGGCAAACGGAGAGGTGATGCGGCCCATTTTACTTGCCGGGCCGGCGGCGCCCCCGTGGGCTATGGCCGAGCTCGGGAGCGGCGGCGTGTTTGAATTTTGCCCGCTGGAGGCAGGGCGGGAAACGACTTTGCAGGGGGTGAAGGTGCAGCCCTTTGCTCTGCCCCACCTGATCGAATCGTATGGGCTGCGGCTGCGCGCAGAGGGAAAGACCTTTGCCTATTCCGGGGATACGGGGGCGACGGACGAGGTGCAGGCGCTGGCCCGCGGGGCGGACCTTTTTCTTTGCGAGGCGAGCCTGCGCAATGAGCAGACCGCGGAACAGGGGCACCACCTGTGCGCGGGGATGGCCGGCCGCTTTGCCGCCCGGGCGGGCGCCCGGCGCCTGGTGCTGACCCATTACCCCGCCAGCCATGCCGCCGCCATTCTGGCACAGGCCCGGCAGCAG
- a CDS encoding sodium:dicarboxylate symporter family protein: MKKFLTSLPARLLLAIAIGIVLGLFIPNEGWGVGVMQIVVTLKYIMGQVINFCVPLIIIGFIAPSITKLGNSATKMLGVAIVIAYASSVLAAFMSMGAGFGIIPHLSIANSVEGLHELPAVAFQLDIPQIMPVMSALVFSVLIGLAAVWTKAGTISTVLAEFQNIILDIVKKVIIPLLPFFIATTFLGLAWEGSITKQLPVFLIVIVIVMLGHYIWLAVLYGVAGAYSGRNPWEVLKHYGPAYLTAVGTMSSAATLAVALECAGKSKNLRKDMVSFGIPLFANIHLCGSVLTEVFFVMTVSQVLYGHLPAVGTMVLFCILLGIFAIGAPGVPGGTVMASLGLITGVLGFGEDGTALMLAVFALQDSFGTACNVTGDGALTLILTGYAEKHHMAEQTATVEL; the protein is encoded by the coding sequence ATGAAAAAGTTTTTGACTAGCCTGCCGGCGCGCCTGCTGCTGGCCATCGCTATCGGTATCGTTCTGGGCCTTTTCATTCCCAACGAGGGCTGGGGCGTCGGCGTGATGCAGATCGTCGTCACCCTGAAATACATCATGGGCCAGGTGATCAACTTCTGCGTGCCCCTGATCATCATCGGCTTTATCGCCCCCTCCATCACCAAGCTGGGCAACAGCGCCACCAAAATGCTGGGCGTTGCCATCGTGATTGCTTACGCTTCCAGCGTGCTGGCCGCCTTCATGTCCATGGGCGCCGGCTTCGGCATCATCCCGCACCTGAGCATCGCCAACAGTGTGGAAGGGCTGCATGAGCTGCCCGCTGTGGCGTTCCAGCTGGACATCCCGCAGATCATGCCCGTGATGAGCGCCCTGGTGTTCAGCGTGCTGATCGGCCTGGCCGCCGTGTGGACCAAGGCGGGCACCATCTCCACCGTGCTGGCTGAGTTCCAGAACATCATCCTGGACATCGTGAAGAAGGTCATCATTCCCCTGCTGCCCTTCTTTATCGCCACCACCTTCCTGGGCCTGGCCTGGGAGGGCTCTATCACCAAGCAGCTGCCTGTGTTCCTGATCGTGATTGTGATCGTGATGCTGGGCCACTACATCTGGCTGGCCGTTCTGTACGGCGTGGCCGGCGCTTACTCCGGCCGCAACCCCTGGGAAGTGCTCAAGCACTACGGCCCCGCTTACCTGACCGCCGTGGGCACCATGTCCAGCGCGGCCACCCTGGCTGTGGCCCTGGAGTGCGCCGGCAAGAGCAAGAACCTGCGCAAGGATATGGTGAGCTTTGGTATCCCCCTGTTCGCCAACATCCACCTGTGCGGCTCGGTGCTGACGGAAGTGTTCTTTGTTATGACCGTGTCTCAGGTGCTGTATGGCCATCTGCCCGCGGTGGGCACCATGGTGCTGTTCTGCATCCTGCTGGGCATCTTCGCCATCGGCGCCCCCGGCGTTCCCGGCGGCACCGTGATGGCCTCCCTGGGCCTGATCACCGGCGTTCTGGGCTTTGGCGAGGACGGCACCGCCCTGATGCTGGCCGTGTTCGCTCTGCAGGACAGCTTCGGCACCGCCTGCAACGTGACCGGCGACGGCGCGCTGACCCTGATCCTGACCGGCTATGCGGAAAAGCACCACATGGCCGAGCAGACCGCCACTGTAGAGCTGTAA
- a CDS encoding reactive intermediate/imine deaminase, translated as MKEPISTAGAPAAIGPYSQGILAGGMVFVSGQLPVDPATGKIPEGIAAQTEQALKNLSAILAEQGMGLENVVKTTVFLADMGDFAGMNEVYAKHFKAPYPSRSAFQVAKLPLGAPLEIECIAVK; from the coding sequence ATGAAAGAGCCGATCAGCACGGCGGGGGCCCCGGCCGCCATTGGGCCGTACTCCCAGGGAATCCTTGCAGGCGGGATGGTGTTTGTGTCTGGCCAGCTGCCGGTAGATCCGGCCACGGGCAAGATCCCCGAGGGCATTGCAGCGCAGACCGAGCAGGCCCTGAAAAACCTGTCCGCCATTTTGGCAGAGCAGGGCATGGGACTGGAAAATGTGGTAAAAACCACGGTGTTCCTGGCGGATATGGGCGATTTTGCCGGCATGAATGAGGTATATGCAAAGCACTTCAAGGCGCCCTACCCCAGCCGCAGCGCCTTCCAGGTGGCAAAGCTGCCCCTTGGCGCACCCCTTGAGATCGAATGTATCGCAGTAAAGTAA
- a CDS encoding UPF0721 transmembrane protein produces the protein MSVLTTLPLPTMVFLCLLVGLAGFVDAAAGGGGLIALPAYMATGIPMHYVYGCNKLSSAIGTTFSTARFFKNGALELKVGLLAAAASFLGSGIASQVVLFLPDRALKIILLILLPVAAVVILARRSLPEADRSGELAPGKKWALALAIGFFIGGYDGLIGPGTGTFAILAFSALMGYDLRSASGNAKLLNLASNYASVITVVLAGKVLYAVALPAAVFGVLGHLLGSGFALKKGARFIRPMMLCVLCLLLGNLLWETFAGV, from the coding sequence ATGTCTGTATTGACCACCCTGCCGCTGCCCACCATGGTTTTTTTGTGCCTGCTGGTGGGCCTGGCGGGCTTTGTGGACGCGGCGGCGGGCGGCGGCGGCCTGATCGCCCTGCCCGCCTACATGGCCACCGGCATCCCCATGCATTATGTGTACGGCTGCAACAAGCTCTCCTCCGCCATCGGGACCACCTTTTCCACCGCGCGTTTTTTTAAAAACGGCGCGCTGGAGCTGAAAGTGGGCCTGCTGGCCGCCGCGGCCAGCTTTTTGGGCAGCGGGATCGCCAGCCAGGTCGTTTTGTTTTTGCCGGACAGGGCGCTGAAGATCATTCTGCTCATCCTGCTGCCCGTGGCGGCGGTGGTGATCCTGGCACGGCGCAGCCTGCCGGAGGCGGACCGCTCGGGCGAATTGGCGCCGGGCAAAAAATGGGCGCTGGCGCTGGCCATCGGCTTTTTTATAGGGGGATACGACGGGCTGATCGGCCCGGGCACCGGCACCTTTGCAATCCTGGCGTTTTCGGCCCTGATGGGCTATGATCTGCGCAGCGCTTCGGGCAACGCGAAGCTTTTGAACCTGGCCAGCAATTATGCCTCGGTGATCACGGTGGTGCTGGCCGGCAAGGTGCTGTACGCGGTGGCGCTGCCCGCCGCCGTGTTTGGGGTGCTGGGGCATTTGCTGGGCAGCGGGTTTGCGCTGAAAAAGGGGGCGCGGTTTATCCGCCCCATGATGCTGTGCGTGCTGTGCCTTTTGCTGGGCAACCTTTTGTGGGAGACCTTTGCCGGAGTATGA